The following proteins are encoded in a genomic region of Hippocampus zosterae strain Florida chromosome 2, ASM2543408v3, whole genome shotgun sequence:
- the LOC127594320 gene encoding LOW QUALITY PROTEIN: uncharacterized protein LOC127594320 (The sequence of the model RefSeq protein was modified relative to this genomic sequence to represent the inferred CDS: substituted 2 bases at 2 genomic stop codons), translating to MDVLCLRGLQVSPVRDFDRKVEIRAEKHEQLRRRTNVTSCRIPARDGDAALLKHTLKNKRQVEFMRRRSLPPLPITRESYWFSSISARYSSSFSSPWSTSEWISRRRSLCDGGGEDAGHSLIPVFPSRDPSPQSIKISTRVASSSTKVMMKMMVQDEACVDVTKGEKSAHEIDSVKDAAHTPQQKMREASVQTDSGLVTIKESDILQLQDYMQEGLWREKAIKKKVAALQDCCIQLQNALNAVWMARCSEDVLRNNIKLLETQLQACLQRFPKEASRKLALQMKKQKVTFEEKIQKVIQEQNEDLSKTVTLVSFKNPDIQSQEALITAKTDVSRLESLYEELNLTSQKLRQELEVSGKRAREQEAQIELSKGREAMLTEELVSLRKEKNELLFYKSLQEEYYPFVKDQKQKLSDGSVERRDVRRRRRREKEKEITTHDIEHVKFAQNXTCLSIXLTAQCEALQTELHTMEQEFQSSRIRLSQCREELGQLGRHRNKAARQDSRWRPCVFLALLLMLLVWAVMGVAILQPWHPHFGAKLEDFYWDIKRRIENYFMQMDSGCLRPV from the exons ATGGACGTGCTTTGTCTCCGCGGTCTCCAAGTATCCCCCGTGAGAGACTTTGATCGTAAAGTGGAGATCAGAGCGGAGAAACATGAGCAGCTACGAAGACGCACGAACGTGACGTCATGCCGGATCCCCGCTAGAGACGGCGACGCGGCGCTGCTGAAACACACGCTGAAGAACAAGAGGCAAGTGGAGTTCATGAGGAGGAGGTCGCTGCCTCCGCTGCCCATCACCCGAGAAAGCTATTGGTTCTCGAGCATCTCCGCCCgctattcttcttctttttcttccccgTGGAGCACGTCAGAGTGGATTAGCCGACGGAGGAGCCTCTgtgacggcggcggcgaggacGCGGGCCACTCt CTGATCCCTGTTTTTCCATCGAGGGACCCAAGTCCTCAATCAATCAAGATTTCAACACGGGTTGCCAGCTCATCCACAAAG gtgatgatgaagatgatggtaCAGGACGAAGCCTGCGTGGACGTGACCAAGGGGGAAAAGAGCGCACATGAAATAGACAGTGTCAAAGATG CTGCACACACTCCCCAACAAAAGATGAGAGAAGCCAGTGTCCAGACAGA TTCAGGCCTTGTGACCATCAAAGAATCA GATATTCTGCAGTTACAGGACTACATGCAG GAGGGCTTGTGGAGGGAAAAGGCCATCAAGAAGAAAGTCGCAGCACTGCAGGACTGTTGCATCCAGCTGCAGAATGCCTTAAACGCGGTATGGATG GCTCGCTGCAGTGAAGACGTGCTGAGAAACAACATTAAGCTTCTGGAGACACAGCTGCAAGCATGcctgcag AGGTTTCCGAAGGAAGCGTCGAGGAAACTGGCGCTCCAAATGAAGAAGCAGAAAGTGACCTTTGAAGAAAAGATTCAGAAAGTCATCCAGGAGCAAAATGAGGACCTCAGCAAAACTGTCACACTTGTGTCTTTTAAGAATCCAGACATTCAGTCCCAG GAAGCGCTGATTACCGCAAAAACGGACGTCTCGAGGCTGGAGAGCCTTTACGAGGAGCTTAATCTCACAAGTCAAAAACTCCGGCAGGAGCTGGAAGTCAGTGGGAAACGTGCACGAGAGCAGGAAGCACAGATTGAG CTGTCCAAAGGCAGAGAAGCCATGCTGACCGAGGAACTGGTGTCACTGAGAAAAGAGAAGAATGAGCTGCTGTTCTACAAAAGCCTGCAGGAGGAATATTATCCATTTGTGAAGGACCAAAAGCAGAAATTAAGCG ATGGCAGCGTCGAGAGACGAGAcgtgagaaggagaaggagacgtgagaaggagaaggag ATTACGACACATGACATAGAGCATGTTAAGTTTGCCCAAAACTAAACTTGTCTGTCAATATGACTGACTGCACAGTGTGAGGCCCTGCAGACTGAGCTGCACACCATGGAGCAAGAGTTTCAGTCCAGTCGGATTCGACTGTCGCAGTGTAGAGAAGAACTTGGGCAACTCGGACGCCATCGCAACAAAGCA GCGAGGCAGGACAGCCGTTGGAGACCGTGCGTGTTCCTTGCTCTTCTGTTGATGCTGCTGGTGTGGGCTGTGATGGGAGTTGCCATATTGCAGCCGTGGCATCCGCATTTTGGAGCGAAACTAGAAGACTTCTACTGGGACATAAAGAGACGAATCGAGAATTATTTCATGCAAATGGACTCGGGCTGTTTAAGGCCAGTGTGA